The genomic stretch aagaGCAGTTATTATAAATGATAAAGTCATCAGTACTTAGCATATGACTAGGTAGtcatattaaatattttctaatcaAGCCAAAAGAACAGTACTGAAAGATCAATCAATACAAGCAGGCCACTGACCTCAGTCTCTGCAGCCACTTTAGGTCCAACAAGAAACGTTTTTGTGTCTAAGCAGTCAACTGGTCCGTACTTGCTGCGGAATTCTAAGAATTCATCAAGAACCTGTGCAAGAAAACACGAATGCCATGCACATCAGATTCCAGCTCAGTAGAACCTACATGTGTTTTAAGTAAGAGTTAGACCTCTAATTACATACCAATTGCCAACTTGGTAATCTTAATGGGTAATTCATATTTGTAATGTTGGGCTATATTTAGTGAGCTTCAAAACCTGTAGACATGGCATGTATACAAAGAGTTCTATATAAATGGGCAAGTATTTGAGGGAGAAATTACAGTTATACAAGAattgtaaaacatgttttaaagataatagagatttatatagcgcttttccaaaaatttgctcatatcgctttacataaatcatagaataaataatcaacaaccatgcacccatattcacatataaaaaTCATGCTCACTTCTATGTTTTAGGGTGCAAGTACCTTAGGGTAAAGAGCAGCACTTATGATGTCTTCTTCTGACACttgaattttgtgtttttcacacAATTCGTCTTTTAAAGCACCGAAGTCAATTGGTTCCAAGCTAGCTCCTGGTCGCCCAGAGAGAGTGGGTGCTCCCTTCAAAACCTGTTAGTCAGATAAAGCaaggaagatgagaaagaaCATATAAGTGTTATATCCAGGCTATTGTGGTGTGTTTTTATGCTGTTTCAATCATCATGAAATCACTTGAGAAAATTGTAATGAGCAAGGTTCTGACTGCTGTTACTTCACATCTTGACTCACTGCAGTTTGTCTACAGAGCTGGAAGATGTGTCAATGATGCTAAGCTGTTTATGCtaaatactctgtacaaacatctggagaaacccAGAGCTCATGCCAGGCTTCGCTtcgctgatttttcttctgcttttaacactgtgcTACCTCACTTGTTGGGGGGGGAATCTAGTTGAGATTTCCATCTCTCACTAACTTTCTGGATcctggactttttaaaaaacaggcAACAGAGTGTTTCTGTTAACGgtcttctctcagatcctgTTGTCACCAGTATTGTTTCCCCACCGTTCATACTGCATGCTAACAGTTGCAGATCGAAGCACTACAGACAGGAGATTGCTTGTAAATTTTGCGAATGACACTGCCTTGCTGTCTCTTCTGTATAATAGTGAACATGATCATAGTGGTGTgacaaacactttcttgtcatgaatgcctcaaagactaaggaaatgatATTCGACTTTCAGACAAACAGGcctgaggcagtcatcagtgttatccatgatgatgccattgaAGTAGTCGacttacaaatatctaggtactatctttgataacaaacttaaatgggacatcaacactgacatgatcctctgTAAGAGACAAAAACGTCTGGACCTCCTATGGAAACttagatctttctctgtcagctctgtcatcctcacttggttctatcagtccttcattgaaagtctcatcattttttctctcatctcttggttccacagggACAGGAACAGTCTTGATTCCCTTGTTAACATCTGTTCCGAGGTCACCGAaaccaggcagagggatttggcagccttttgtcatcagcaaatccccAGGAAGCCATCACACATCCTCtttatttctgatcatgtgttttgatgtgagttttcactcttgcggtctggctgtaggtatgcaatgcctgtatgcagaaccaatcgtcaccgcagctcattcattccatgtgccattcacttgatataCCCTACTGGCAgtgatcttgtactagcctgaggtgacctggGATAAtcaactgtatctgctgttgttgggaatgtgtgtgtgtgggagagagacactatttaaacatatatatttatattatctcttttacaacatgtatatgtatgtattattgctagtacgagcactatcttgaattgctCGTGGgaatcaataaagttgtattgtactTACTGACTAGGAAGAAGTTTAAATGAATGCGGACATGTTTTCTTGATTAAGGAGGGATTTCTAACTCAAAGGTTGAgcataaattaaattttaaagtaaattcttcttctttgataCTTACACAATAACTATACATTTCTAAAGCGAATAACTTTAATATATTTCtacttgaaatatatatataggataaACTTACTTATTTCATATAAAGCTCAGACTACAGTCATTGCTTCTGACCTTTGTGCGAAGTGGTTCAGGGTAGCCACCAGGTGGTTCACCTAGATGACCTTGGAAGTACTCTACTACAGACTTTGGAAAAGATAATTCAGCAGCTTTTTCTTCCACAAGCTCAGCAGTGAGTTTGTTTTGCACCATAAACTGAGCCAAGTCCCCAACCACCTTGGATGATGGTGTCACCTGTAATTATAAATCAAGATGTTGTGCTTGGATTTCTTTAAGTAGTCTAGATGTCTAATACACACAAAGCCTAGCACATTTTCTAAGGTCTCTTCTCACACAGTTCTAAATGTTGCGACTACTTCGTTTATAAATCTTATCTAGAAGTTATTGAAAAGTGTTCTGAGGTACTCTTACAAGATTCCAAGAAGGAAATTTTAGTGAACTGAGGAAGAAAGGCTGTAAAGATTATGTATAAATTTCACATTTCTTGAAAGCTTGTTCAGCTATATAGATCTTCACAAAGTTTGTCTAAGCCATTGGTCTCTGACTTCATGCACTTTATCAGATTCTGGAGTACACTTTCAGAAGGTTGTATAGTTTTGTATATGCATTGAGAAATTCCCAAGTACCAGAGCTTAAAGTGATTTACCTTAGGCAGGTCTCCCAGAAGTTTATTGGCCACAGAATACATCTTTTTCACCTCCTCAAATTGGTCAGCCAACCCCAGGCTAAAGGCTTGGAACTGCAGGTTAGTGTACTGCCCACCTAATgtgacattaaaacaaaaccatttCTGCATATTACTTCTTTCTCATTAGCACAACTAACTACTTAACTGATCATACCACTTTCAACTTGAATTAAAAGACACATTCATGGTAAGTGCAGGTTCTTGTAGAAAGAAGGTGAGCTGAGACAGAAGAGAACTCTGTTGTCTATTGGGGGTGAAGTATGTGGAGATTTTGCATTATGTGCTTGTGGGTGTGTAATACTTCTGAGTTGTGTCAGTTGTGTTGTAAGGAGTGGGTACAACCATGGCCAGCAGAAGACGGAGGTGGTGTTGAGTGGAGGAGACCCATATCATCTCTGcatagagagagaaatggatggTCATTTCCCAATGACTGCTGAGTAGGCAGTGGAACCTGGTACAGAGGTACAGGAGGTACCCACTATGCTATGGCAAGCACCAGAGTCCACTGAAGGATAGAAGACATGAGCAATCTCTTGATGGAAGATAGAGTCTGACTggtcctaaccctaaccctgactggTCATGGAAGAAGGCAAGGGACAAAGGGATGGAGAAAGCAAAGAGAAATGCTGCTCATCTATATTGCTtgtcaagaaaggaaaaaacggTTAGTGCAACGGAAGCTGGTAAGACCATGCCATACAATAACTGATGAAAGGCCCAAGAACATGTTATTATGAACTACTTTGATACATCCGGATCTTCTCTCTTCTCACATATTTCCTTGTGGCAATGCAGGTGGTAGAGATGGGCAATGAGTGACTGTAAGATTGCTCATACAGACATAAGAACTGTGATTCATGTTCACATGTATATTGAAATTTGTTCAGTCAGAAAAGATAATGTGGCATCTCACCtggaatttcatttttgtagaTGTCAGCATTGCCACTCTTCATAGTAACAGTGCATTCAAAGGGTCCATACAGACTACGAGCCTGTTCCCAGTATGCTGAGTATGCCGAAACGTTGTCCAGATTTAGCCCTAAAAACAACAGGTTGTCAAGTGGTAAAAGCAGCCATCATCTCAAATACACATGCAACTGCCACACACTTCCCTGTACATGTATGAACCACCATCCCCCAATCATATGCAGTAAAACCTATGAAGTGAGgacatctttgtttatttaaagcTGTTTCTATATGACAAGTGTCCTCTCACAGGAGATTCTCACATTTTCGAAGCCAGGAGAAGCAGAAAGTCTCTATAAATAAGGCATATAAGAGAGAGTAAAAGCAACTTTCTTACAAATTCAATGAAAATGCGAAAGATGCATCAGcacatctttacaaaaatataacagaatCTACAATTAAAAAGATGTTGGTTTTAaggaagtttttatttaaaattgttactAATTTTTTCTGGCAACTATAGATTTTGACTGTTgtttaactcattcaatataGGTATATCAATCCAGTTGAGCTATTGCTATGAAGATGTTGACAACTGTGAGTGTGAACTATAAGGAGGAAAATTAGGGTTGTAAAACCATTTAAGTgctgaaatattaaaacttgTTCCAATTTACAGTAGCAGACTATCAAGACTTTGCTTTCtaacaggaaaaaaaggaagttgctGCAAAAAGATACTTTCAACAAATTTTCATGCACCGAGAACAAACAAAAGGACACACCCCAGGCTACGCCAACCAATGTAAACCAACCATGTTGCACTGTTCAACCGTTTAATAATAATGGCTGAAACTGTCATAAAATTATATCAAAAACTGTCCACTCTTGACAAGTAAAGGGATAAATTCTATTCCTAAAATCTCTGTCTGCATCTGCATCTAGCAGGATGTGACCAATCAAAAgtctttgtattaaaaaaacaatccaCTTGGACCAAACGTGTTCAGACATGGAAGGTCTCTGGTATTCTGAGGGTCCACACGTGGCATATTATATAAGGGCATTCTTAATGCGTaaaaatatactatatatatataagggtACTTATGTGTACTTGTGCATTAAGTTAATGCATCCGAGaatgttacataaaaaaaaaattgtgcataaAATTAAGAAGGGCTGTTTACAGTGATGAAGGCAACATGCTATGTAACACATGAACATCTGGACCTATTCAATCTCTCCTTCAGCAGACCCCAGATAGATGACAGGCTTCTGATAGTTTCTATTACCTGTGTCAAGTTCTGTTCTCTCCAAGGAAGCAACAACAGCGCCCATGCTTGGCTGGGAAGTCAACCCtgacatggagtccacagctacATCCACAACATCAGCCCCTGCTTCTGCAGCTGCCAGCATGGCTGCCACGCCAGCTCCAGCTGTATCATGAGTGTGGACATGTATGGGGATGTCGGGGTACTTATCCCGTATAGCACTGATAAGCAGCTTAGCTGCCTTTGGTTTTAACAGTCCAGCCATGTCCTGAAGAGAATAAAGAGGAGACATCATATAGCTTTTGCTCACAAATGCCTCTGTCTGCAAAATAACTGACTGCTGACATGAAAAtataactatttttaaaataaacatagttACAATGAAGTCTGGACTTATTCAAGCCTCAGAGAAAGATAAGATTAGAGACAATCattttaaacagacaaaaaagaaattatatacccacagaagacaaaaagaaatcaataaaaataaaaataaaaactcatgcATGTGaagcgcatgcacacacacacacacggccaaCTTTTTTCCTCCATCGCCTTCTACCTTTCTGTTAAATCAGAAACCCATTGATGCCTGGAGGACAGATGGAGTTTTGCAATCACTGGCATGAATGAACTTCAAAGCAATGACCTGCTACTATTTCAAGTATAGAAAAACACAAGgctgaaaattctgttttgtatAGATAAATGATAAACTTTACAaggaattaaaacaaaatggtttAAATAATACTGGTACCTTGATGCATAGTATATGTGTTCCTGCCTTGATGAGCTGTGAGGTCAAATCTACATAGTAGTCTAGATTGTACTTTGTTTTACTGGGATCTGACACATCACCAGTATAGGATATAGCAGCCTCAACCACACCACCTggccatacaaaaaaaaaaccaaagtttcaaatacaaaaacacaggTCAGTAAATCATCTGGAATCTTTCTAACAATTGGATACACAAGTTTTTGGTTTTGACATGACTTCTCATAGTGCAGCAACAAGGTTTATAATTCAGATTAACTCACAAAAGTTGGCCATGTCACTCCTATCTTCACAGTTCCCCATCAAGATAAGatctaaattattttaaagttccATGCTGTTAAAGGAAATAACCAGTCAGGTTATCATAAAGTCTGTTCTTCTGAGAAGTTTTTCCTTGGTTTTCTGCCACTAAAAAGCACGTCTTTGCACTTTTCTGTCTTGAATGCTAGTAAGGAtaggcaggcctgacgagagggggggacaggggggtctagtgtacccgggcccgcggctgtcaagggggcccggccttggtcagtggatttttttttcttcttctccttttctttttcttttaaagaaaggtctaaggacagaacacccaagcattacacatgcagaagttgagtttgagtgtagatattgagattcgaattgtaaacatacattatatactgggaaaataatttacgattacaagtacaaggggcccggagaggtcgtctgtcccggggcccgggctggctctcggcggccctgaggATAGGGTGTGAAGAAAGGGGATAATATCAACTTGCTCTAGATTTCAATGATAaacttcttatttttgtgtctgtagaTGTGCTGCAAGGGGACCAGCTGCCAGAGAGGGTAGGAATGTAAATTGAGAAGAAAGAGTTATATGGCCTTTGCTCTCATCACAAGAAACATTACCAGACTTGTACTCAGTCTTAAATACATGGCAAATACCTGCTTTTCCTACAGCCTCCATGCCTACAATGATGTTGGGAACATAGTTGAGCGAATCAAAAATACGGAAGATGTCCATGCCATTCTTCACAGCAAGGTCACAAAACCTAAGAAAGATTCAACACTGACCtcttttacaaatgaaaaaaaaggatgctACATCAAGTTCTTTTATAAGAGCAACACTATGCCACATCTAGTATCAAAAGTTTGAATATTAAATAAGACATAGGAGACAACGTCCGAGCACATTCACAAAAGATTCTAAAGGACCATCTATTACCTGCAgatcattaaaataaaagacaaaagcatACTTGAAGACAACATTGTCTGGGTAGTTGGTGTAGCCAACAGCATTGGCACCTCGTAGCAACATCTGGAAAGGAATGTTAGGGACTTGCTTGCGAAGCTGTCTTAATCTGTCCCAAGGACATTCATGCAAGAATCGTAATGCTACATCAAAGGTAGCACCTGCACACACAATTACATCATATCAACATTCATAAAGTGCCAATCAAACATAATGTAGGAGAAAGAAATCAGAAGACAGCATTTTAGATGTAGTGTCTATCAGGGAATATGTTGGGGTTAACTGATAATGTTTTAGAGCTGGTGGTAATATTGTTAGGTGTTCCCATGGCCAAGTGAtttatgatgatggtggtggatTTGGTAACAATAATGATGCAATGCAAGAAAACAACTAAGACCTGCCTGatgaaatatataaattctGACAGACCagggaaaaaaagatattaagaGGACCTACTTTTTtatgaaacattaaaaactttGCCGCATGATTGAGACTGAAATAATATGCTCCTCATTATAAGCAATGCCACTGTAGTGTGCATCTGTTATTCAAGATTGTACTTTGCAAATCTGTTACTGTAAATTCATCTTCCATTGTACTACCATAAAACAAATAAgccagacataaaaaaaacatgaacccTTCCTCACCTCCCCAGTTTTCAAGGCAGAAGAGTGGAGACAAAGAGTGTGAGACATATGGAGCAATGCGTAGAAGGTCGTAACTTCGAACTCTTGTAGCAAGAAGAGACTGATGGGCATCTCGCATGGTGGTGTCCATCAGCAGCAGACCCTTGTGTTGCCGTAATTTCTTGGCAAACCCTGCTGGTCCTTCTTGAATTAAAACATCTCTCCAGCCAGCAGGATGTGGGAGAACTGACAGTGAACAAGTTGCAATTCTAAAGTGAGAGTCATATTAAAGTTTGAGGACGACTAACAAAATTACCACACATGATGTTATTACTCCTTTGGACAGTCAGTCATctctatatgtgtatatatgaaCATCCAactatgtatgtgtacataaacaaactcaacatgcacacacacacacacagaggaatgcTGCAATAACTAAGACAGAATTATTTAATGAACTGGAGTTACacctatgttttattttttccaataaCATTAGAATGATCTTCAATGTATTTATACAATAAGACCATTGTGGTGATCATACCAGTACTCTATCTGTACGTgtgtataatatataaagttggtgtgtatgtgtgtggtctttttatttaaaattgttacaattttttctgGACACTATAGAGGAAGATTTTGACTCATTCAATATGGGTATATTGATGCAATTGAGCTATTGCTATGAAGATGTTGACATATACTTAGTgacttacagaaaaataaactaatttaaTTAACCATAATGTCATGCTACTTTCTACAGATCTGCACCTGTCCTAACTACAGAGACATAAGTAAAATACTAAGCATGCTAGGGAAAGCATCAAGTAAATACACAATTTCACTTCACAATGCTAAGGAACCAAATCAAGGAAAATTCTGAAAGGCTTTCTAGGTCTGTAACCTGTCTCAGCTTCTTCAAGCAGTTCTTGCCAAAATGAATTCTAATTTTCATATATATACTTATAACAGGGTGAACTTATATTATTGTTCCTTTTAAGTGGACAGGTAGAACTAATGTGTTACTCAACTGCTTTCTATAAACAATCAATGACAGTGCTTATAAcagtaacataaataaataataataaatctgtaTTGCACAGGATCAAGTCATTCTTGATAGTGTGCTGACCATCTGTCAGCAGTATTACTTATCAAAGTACAAACagcataaataatgaaaattaacattataaaacagaaattaagaatgtaatgaatataaaacaagtaaaaatctcaaataaaagagacaaaaattataaataattatgaaacaaaaacatggtACCATAATTTACAGCCTGTAATAATACTTTAGAAAGAGATGTTTTAACTGCATGCTTCAGACTAATGCATTAGTCTACTTGAAAAGGATAAGCATGAAACCATGAAAGTACATTTCTAACATCCTggtttttaataacttttggGGGCACTATAATTGCAAGTGTGTGGAATTAATGGTCAAAATAACTGCACATTTAGGGTATAAACTTTCCATCTCCAGCCTCATCAAGCAGAAACAAAAGtggttttaatcttttctttcaatgtaAACACTTGAACAGTCTAACAAGACCTgatcttctcttctttttttttcaagccacAAGTTTTTGCACAGCCTGCTAACATAgggaaaatgaaatattttgtaataaatttccTATAGTGATTTTGCCCAAGGTCAATACTTTTCTGATAGAatctcaaaataaacaaaaaaattaaaaaagcctAAATTTAGGCTGTATATGAATGAGTGCTTCAGTTGCCttataattagaaaaataaattctggaTCTCTATAAAGATACCTTTCCAGGATggctgtggggttttttttgatggttttttttttttaagaaaaactgttcagggctgtaaaattgttgttggatatattttattttccctttttggGAAAATTGACAATAGTCAGAAGCCTCCATGGCTTCTACCATCAGGCATGTACCAACCTAACTTTTTAATCCTAAAAAATCTAGATCAATCATACTAGTCGAGGGTGCTCTTTCCcccttaaaacaaaaaaagcctGGCAATGGAAAATTTTCATGGgctacaaaacattttcaaaataaatataactttcatGGTGAAAAACAGAATGTCaaggatttaaaataaaactgaaacaagttGCGACCTTCCTCACCTGTGCGGTCTTCACTGACAGACAACTGACCTACATGCCATAACGATTATGCTCATCAACATGCACATATAAAAGCTGGCGAGAAACAGAATTCTCGTGTAAGTGATTAGATGGAGGTTTTGCCATGCAatggttttacagttttacaatAACCTCAATAATTTTTGCAACAAAATCATATTAAGCACACTTATAACAAagacacattaaaaattaattcaaagCAAAATCTAACATGCCCCTAAACCATGCCCCTAGACAGCTGATGCTGAATGTGAAGTATCAGTTAATGATTAGTCTGAgttagaaaaataacaacacatgtGAAAGGGTAGAGCTATAACCCTGTATAAAAAAGATGTTAGAATATTTTGTGAAggaataactttaaaaaataataattttgcagTATCTTACCCTTTCCCTCTTGATCTGCAAAGTAACATCAACATGCTAGCTGTCAAATGTCCTTGAACTTGCCataagataataaaacaaagaatgctGGTGATCCTCAATGATGTTGTAGACACACATATTCAATAGAATGCTGGCATGCATTAGAACACCTATATATCTGACCAAGTCAGTTAGGCAAACAGCGCACTGGGCTGCAACAGCTGCTAGGTATTAATGATGACGTAAGGTTGAGCCTTCTAGTCACCCAAGTAAATAAGAAATTCAAATCCACACAACTCTTTGAGTACATATTTTCCCATGTGCAACTATGTataagtgtgtgcatgcacactcacatgtgaagaaagaaaaagggcgTCAAAGAAAAAGGgtgaatgcatgcatgcaggTTGGTGAATGTGTCCTCTGTATGCATGAAGATGCATATGCCACTGTTGTGTAAGTAGCTATGGTCTTTTCTGcccttgttttaatttttcccttttcatACCAAACAGCTTAAAACAGAATCTCTCTgtaaaagaatatatttaagCGGCAAGACAACAAGTTAATGGCAAAATGATTGTATCGGGTTCAAAGACTGCAACAAATAATCCAAAAGACACACAAATTTAAGGTTaaaagattcatttttttttaaaagaaaataatgtgtttgtACAGATGCAAAATGTAACTCAAAATAACTACAATACTCTGCAAACTTTGTTTCCAGCAGCACATTAAttattctctcttctctctataCACCCACTCCGATTATTAACGTAAATAATTAATAAGCTTGTAAACATTAAGAGCACTCTGGAAAGTACACAATTTTGGAGACAAATCATCCTATTCATGGTCAAAGGGAAGTAGATCCTGATCTGCAGATGCCTTCACCTTGacacttttttgttattttcatcatAAAATGCTTAACAACACTGAAGGTGAATCTTGACACATGGTGGGGGAGCAGGGGAATGACTGAGTTAAAGAGTTTAAAAGCGGCATCAagctttccttcattttctaatACATTCTTTAACGCTTCTTTAGAATGTAAAATTATCACAGAAATTCTCCTCATAAAGTTGTTACACAGTAGTAAAGAGGAAAACAGTACAGACTAGAACACAAAAGGTTACTTACTCTTTCTGGTTAAACTATAATTTCTGATTTTAAGTATCTATACCACACATATTTGCTTCATTAATTTTCCTCTAGGTCTTCAAACCTATATTAAAAGTACTGTGTGCACTGACTACAGACCAAGTGCTTCAGAATATCAGATATTGCAGACCAAATGTTCAGAGTAATACTCACTAGTAGGAACAGGTGGAACAGAAGGGGTGATGTCTGATGGAGGTATGGATGTCCCTAGAGGAGTAGATGGACCATTGACCATGACCTGTCCTAAATAATGTAGCAGTTTTTGGGCACGGTTCTGAGACTCTTGAAACAGGAACAGCTGTGGATTCTCATCAATGAAACACGTATCGACCACTCCTGTCAGAAACTGTTCGTTCTGCATTACATTCAGCAGGAATGGAAtatttgtctggaaaaaaaaaaggattttttagAAATGGTAAAATGGTATATTTTGTAACCTTTATGCCAAATTCTTTCGAGAAAATGAATCCATTTGCTTATTATACTTGTGCTTATCATAAATtgttatatttaatatattcaaataatacaaaacaattaacaaaatatCTTCACTAGTAATCAATAAGGCCAGGTAGTGCACCTTGACTCCTCTTATTCTGAACTCTCTGAGTGCACGAAGCATCTTGGAACAGGCAGTGGGGTGGTCTCGCGAATGGGCTATGACCTTGACCAGCAAAGAGTCATAGTAGGGAGAGAT from Pomacea canaliculata isolate SZHN2017 linkage group LG8, ASM307304v1, whole genome shotgun sequence encodes the following:
- the LOC112570091 gene encoding pyruvate carboxylase, mitochondrial-like isoform X3, whose amino-acid sequence is MLRLQARVLCLHKAAASPLTVCHGYRLPDSLQQLMRQQHSGPYSSAKDIKHERKPIKKLLVANRGEIAIRVFRACTELNIKTVAIYSEQDINQVHRQKADESYLIGKGLPPVAAYLNIPEIIGIAKDNHVDAIHPGYGFLSERADFAQACVKEEIRFIGPSPEVVHKMGDKVEARRAAIESGVRVVPGTPGPITSAADAVKFCQEHGLPVIFKAAFGGGGRGMRVVKHLEEVEENFNRAFSEALSAFGNGSLFLEKFIERPRHIEVQILGDSAGEVVHLYERDCSVQRRHQKVVEIAPAPKLDPDIRDKMTSDAVRLAKHVGYENAGTVEFLLDKNGEYYFIEVNARLQVEHTVTEQVTGVDLVHAQIHIAEGKTLKDLDLTQENIKLNGFAIQCRMTTEDPARNFQPDTGRIEVFRSGEGMGIRLDSASAFAGAIISPYYDSLLVKVIAHSRDHPTACSKMLRALREFRIRGVKTNIPFLLNVMQNEQFLTGVVDTCFIDENPQLFLFQESQNRAQKLLHYLGQVMVNGPSTPLGTSIPPSDITPSVPPVPTNQEGKVLPHPAGWRDVLIQEGPAGFAKKLRQHKGLLLMDTTMRDAHQSLLATRVRSYDLLRIAPYVSHSLSPLFCLENWGGATFDVALRFLHECPWDRLRQLRKQVPNIPFQMLLRGANAVGYTNYPDNVVFKFCDLAVKNGMDIFRIFDSLNYVPNIIVGMEAVGKAGGVVEAAISYTGDVSDPSKTKYNLDYYVDLTSQLIKAGTHILCIKDMAGLLKPKAAKLLISAIRDKYPDIPIHVHTHDTAGAGVAAMLAAAEAGADVVDVAVDSMSGLTSQPSMGAVVASLERTELDTGLNLDNVSAYSAYWEQARSLYGPFECTVTMKSGNADIYKNEIPGGQYTNLQFQAFSLGLADQFEEVKKMYSVANKLLGDLPKVTPSSKVVGDLAQFMVQNKLTAELVEEKAAELSFPKSVVEYFQGHLGEPPGGYPEPLRTKVLKGAPTLSGRPGASLEPIDFGALKDELCEKHKIQVSEEDIISAALYPKVLDEFLEFRSKYGPVDCLDTKTFLVGPKVAAETEVSGLLVLIDLSVLFFWLD
- the LOC112570091 gene encoding pyruvate carboxylase, mitochondrial-like isoform X1; its protein translation is MLRLQARVLCLHKAAASPLTVCHGYRLPDSLQQLMRQQHSGPYSSAKDIKHERKPIKKLLVANRGEIAIRVFRACTELNIKTVAIYSEQDINQVHRQKADESYLIGKGLPPVAAYLNIPEIIGIAKDNHVDAIHPGYGFLSERADFAQACVKEEIRFIGPSPEVVHKMGDKVEARRAAIESGVRVVPGTPGPITSAADAVKFCQEHGLPVIFKAAFGGGGRGMRVVKHLEEVEENFNRAFSEALSAFGNGSLFLEKFIERPRHIEVQILGDSAGEVVHLYERDCSVQRRHQKVVEIAPAPKLDPDIRDKMTSDAVRLAKHVGYENAGTVEFLLDKNGEYYFIEVNARLQVEHTVTEQVTGVDLVHAQIHIAEGKTLKDLDLTQENIKLNGFAIQCRMTTEDPARNFQPDTGRIEVFRSGEGMGIRLDSASAFAGAIISPYYDSLLVKVIAHSRDHPTACSKMLRALREFRIRGVKTNIPFLLNVMQNEQFLTGVVDTCFIDENPQLFLFQESQNRAQKLLHYLGQVMVNGPSTPLGTSIPPSDITPSVPPVPTNQEGKVLPHPAGWRDVLIQEGPAGFAKKLRQHKGLLLMDTTMRDAHQSLLATRVRSYDLLRIAPYVSHSLSPLFCLENWGGATFDVALRFLHECPWDRLRQLRKQVPNIPFQMLLRGANAVGYTNYPDNVVFKFCDLAVKNGMDIFRIFDSLNYVPNIIVGMEAVGKAGGVVEAAISYTGDVSDPSKTKYNLDYYVDLTSQLIKAGTHILCIKDMAGLLKPKAAKLLISAIRDKYPDIPIHVHTHDTAGAGVAAMLAAAEAGADVVDVAVDSMSGLTSQPSMGAVVASLERTELDTGLNLDNVSAYSAYWEQARSLYGPFECTVTMKSGNADIYKNEIPGGQYTNLQFQAFSLGLADQFEEVKKMYSVANKLLGDLPKVTPSSKVVGDLAQFMVQNKLTAELVEEKAAELSFPKSVVEYFQGHLGEPPGGYPEPLRTKVLKGAPTLSGRPGASLEPIDFGALKDELCEKHKIQVSEEDIISAALYPKVLDEFLEFRSKYGPVDCLDTKTFLVGPKVAAETEVSIEKGKTLSIKTLAVGDLNKNGMREVFFELNGQLRSVMIKDTEASKELHTYPKAVKGVKGSVGAPMPGEVVDIKVKEGDVVKKGQPVLVLSAMKMEMVVTAPVSGKVRLIAVNRGMKLEGDDLLMEIE